One Tamlana carrageenivorans genomic region harbors:
- a CDS encoding glycosyl hydrolase: MQKLVSLIILLLVFGVCQSQEAMDEALKGGFKNPPNQAKARTWWHWISGNVSKSGIIKDLEAMKAVGIQEAQLFNVDLGFPAGPVDYLSEDWLDLFHFSALEAKRLDLELTFHNTAGWSSSGGPWISPEYAMQTVVFSEIIVEGGKAIKKQLPQPETKLNFYKDIAVLAFPKPKQTVKIDDLDFKSLSGRIRNHLLPDTKYIPSEAVIQKQDIIDLTAHLNEAGILEWKAPKGEWVILRLGHTPTGKKNHPAPKGGHGLEVDKMSTKAVDVYWEGGIQPILNKLGDLVGTTVNNCLIDSYEVGTANWTAEFDAEFETLRGYSLVSYLPTLAGYYVESGEVTERFLWDFRRTIGDLMAKNYYAHFRDLCHKNGLKFSVEPYWGPFDNMQVGATGDIVMCEFWSGGYPFFDSPKFVSSIAHLNGSSIVGAESFTGIGGWDEHPAQLKSIGDRAWAEGITRFIFHTYVHQPWDVAPGLALSYHGTDFNRLNTWWRQGKAFMDYIARSQFMLQQGKNVADVLVFTGESSPNTAFLLPEIKHLGYDYDLIGSNKLSDLFVKNGKICTPVGGQYQVLMLPESDWIKPETLHKIEDLVKDGAKVIGSKPKKSPSLEHFSTCDAEVKRRSDFLWGKGLVMDMTIVDFLKGNNILADFKIESDDASDISFIHRKTDEADIYFIANARKESREIKVRFRVSDKQPEIWQAESGTIKKPAVWQNHADGTTSLPLQLGMEEAVFVVFKKASKEQTQLVSAQITVENPNPELLSNLNIIKAEYGTFLQEGLVDITDKVAAEVKDNQLHIQASRHFCDCDPAMGYIKEFRMEYQIGEDIKTISAQEKEFVNINAGDKKLTVLKAVFGKFKPETKGVPKHYPVHDVTKKIKQEIALGNLVIPVNNQLIGGKTPEGDNTTIKITFTTNGVVQTLFVPKGRPLNLSKDRSKPEIVLNDGEAQWITPYPGELTYKNASGKVMTKIVKSVPQPIMLAGTWDIEFPKDLVAQNKVRFDKFKSWSAVENEGIQHFSGTASYHKTFQLSKKLLKSGHKLELDLGSVAVIAEVIINGKPVRTLWKAPFRLDITNYVKSGKNTLEVKVTNLWPNRLIGDEKLPLDFERKGPKIKSVPDWLLNNTNRPSERTTFPAWKHWDKEDELLSSGLLGPVKINISEIRKLKLNN, encoded by the coding sequence AAATCCGCCAAACCAAGCCAAAGCCCGTACATGGTGGCATTGGATTAGCGGTAACGTATCAAAATCTGGAATTATCAAAGATTTGGAGGCTATGAAAGCAGTAGGGATTCAAGAAGCCCAATTGTTTAATGTAGATTTAGGTTTTCCTGCTGGTCCTGTAGATTATTTAAGTGAAGACTGGTTGGATTTATTTCATTTTTCGGCTCTTGAAGCAAAACGATTAGATTTAGAACTCACTTTTCATAACACCGCCGGCTGGTCCTCTTCTGGTGGGCCATGGATAAGTCCGGAATATGCCATGCAAACCGTGGTATTTAGCGAAATTATAGTTGAAGGCGGTAAAGCCATTAAAAAGCAGTTACCACAACCTGAAACCAAATTAAATTTTTATAAAGATATTGCTGTTCTGGCCTTTCCTAAACCTAAGCAAACAGTAAAAATTGACGATTTAGATTTTAAAAGTTTATCGGGACGAATTCGCAATCATTTGTTGCCAGATACAAAATATATACCTTCTGAAGCTGTCATTCAAAAACAAGACATTATTGACCTCACAGCACATCTCAATGAAGCAGGTATTTTAGAATGGAAAGCCCCTAAAGGCGAATGGGTGATTCTAAGATTAGGACATACGCCTACAGGTAAAAAAAATCATCCTGCACCAAAGGGCGGCCATGGATTGGAGGTTGATAAAATGAGTACAAAGGCGGTAGATGTGTATTGGGAAGGAGGCATTCAACCAATTCTCAATAAGTTGGGCGATTTAGTAGGTACAACAGTTAATAATTGTTTAATAGATAGTTATGAGGTTGGAACCGCTAATTGGACTGCTGAATTTGATGCTGAATTTGAAACATTAAGAGGCTACAGTTTGGTCTCTTATTTACCAACTTTAGCAGGCTATTATGTGGAAAGTGGCGAAGTTACCGAGCGTTTTCTTTGGGATTTCCGTAGAACCATTGGGGATTTAATGGCAAAAAATTATTATGCTCATTTTCGGGATTTATGCCATAAAAACGGCTTGAAATTTTCGGTAGAACCCTATTGGGGACCTTTTGATAATATGCAAGTGGGAGCCACCGGCGATATTGTCATGTGTGAGTTTTGGAGTGGTGGTTATCCGTTTTTCGATTCGCCTAAATTTGTGTCTTCCATTGCACATTTAAACGGAAGTTCTATTGTAGGCGCCGAATCCTTTACGGGTATTGGCGGCTGGGACGAGCATCCTGCGCAACTCAAATCTATTGGTGATAGAGCATGGGCCGAAGGTATTACCCGATTTATTTTTCACACCTATGTACACCAACCTTGGGATGTGGCTCCAGGTTTAGCTTTAAGTTATCACGGTACCGATTTTAATCGCCTCAATACCTGGTGGCGTCAAGGTAAAGCATTTATGGATTACATCGCTCGTTCGCAGTTCATGCTTCAACAAGGTAAAAATGTTGCCGATGTGCTTGTGTTTACAGGGGAATCTTCACCAAATACAGCTTTTTTATTACCAGAAATAAAGCATTTAGGATATGATTACGATTTAATTGGGTCGAATAAATTGTCAGATTTATTTGTTAAAAACGGAAAAATTTGCACCCCTGTGGGTGGACAATACCAAGTGTTAATGTTACCAGAATCAGATTGGATCAAACCAGAAACGCTTCATAAAATTGAAGATTTAGTAAAAGATGGTGCCAAAGTAATTGGCAGTAAACCCAAAAAATCGCCAAGTTTAGAGCATTTTTCAACTTGTGATGCGGAGGTAAAAAGACGGAGTGATTTTCTTTGGGGGAAGGGTTTGGTTATGGACATGACGATAGTCGATTTCTTAAAGGGTAATAATATATTGGCTGATTTTAAGATTGAAAGTGATGACGCCTCCGATATCAGTTTTATCCACCGAAAAACAGATGAAGCCGATATTTATTTCATCGCCAATGCCCGAAAGGAAAGTCGGGAAATTAAAGTCCGTTTTAGAGTATCCGATAAGCAACCTGAAATATGGCAGGCAGAATCCGGCACCATTAAAAAGCCTGCTGTTTGGCAAAATCATGCAGATGGCACCACGAGTTTACCACTGCAATTGGGTATGGAAGAGGCCGTGTTTGTAGTTTTTAAAAAGGCTTCAAAAGAACAAACGCAGTTGGTTTCAGCTCAGATTACCGTAGAAAACCCAAACCCAGAACTACTTTCAAATTTAAATATTATTAAAGCAGAGTATGGCACGTTTCTTCAAGAAGGTTTGGTAGATATTACAGATAAAGTTGCAGCCGAGGTAAAAGATAATCAATTGCATATTCAAGCCAGTCGACATTTTTGCGATTGCGATCCAGCCATGGGGTATATAAAGGAGTTTAGAATGGAATACCAAATTGGTGAAGACATTAAAACGATATCTGCACAAGAAAAAGAGTTTGTAAATATTAATGCGGGCGACAAAAAGTTAACCGTGTTAAAAGCGGTTTTCGGAAAATTTAAACCAGAAACCAAAGGAGTACCCAAACATTATCCAGTTCATGATGTTACCAAAAAAATCAAGCAAGAAATAGCATTAGGTAATTTGGTAATTCCTGTAAACAATCAATTGATAGGAGGAAAGACTCCTGAAGGTGATAACACTACGATAAAAATAACATTTACCACCAATGGTGTAGTGCAAACACTTTTTGTTCCCAAAGGGAGACCATTAAATCTTTCAAAAGATAGGAGCAAACCAGAAATTGTTTTAAACGATGGTGAAGCACAGTGGATAACCCCATATCCTGGAGAGCTTACTTATAAAAATGCATCTGGAAAAGTGATGACTAAAATAGTCAAATCAGTACCGCAACCTATCATGCTTGCGGGAACTTGGGATATTGAATTTCCGAAAGATTTAGTTGCACAAAATAAAGTAAGGTTTGATAAATTTAAATCGTGGTCAGCTGTTGAAAATGAAGGTATTCAACATTTTTCAGGAACAGCGAGTTATCATAAAACCTTTCAGCTATCCAAAAAACTATTGAAGTCTGGTCACAAATTAGAACTCGATTTAGGAAGCGTTGCTGTAATCGCAGAAGTGATTATAAATGGAAAACCAGTAAGGACACTTTGGAAAGCACCTTTTAGATTGGATATCACTAATTACGTGAAATCTGGTAAAAACACACTTGAAGTTAAGGTTACCAACCTATGGCCAAACCGATTAATTGGTGATGAAAAGTTACCGTTGGATTTTGAACGTAAAGGTCCTAAAATAAAAAGCGTACCAGATTGGTTGCTAAATAATACCAATCGTCCGAGTGAAAGAACCACATTCCCAGCTTGGAAACATTGGGATAAGGAGGACGAATTATTAAGCTCTGGATTGTTGGGGCCCGTAAAGATCAATATATCAGAAATAAGAAAACTAAAGTTAAATAACTAA
- a CDS encoding T9SS type A sorting domain-containing protein — protein MKKIILGLFLLKVVFLSAQSLQHPVIWTTPAEKSEVLSKINNYTWASTIVSQVKGHVDSKVNAHVTNPAAFLNTISALATDDNVSEAQAGSAISAHSSTLQHASYAAMMYYISGEEKYAQFAADVLWYYIEELAPRTPDKTAMSGNYFADPRTGYLQFAIAYDFMVNYLKEPETRVYQKSSGNKIPFDNVKAQEAVHNIAMNALGEFTGVDNRYGRTVSNHPILTAPGSLFTILCVEDDAERERMFNVFWNIGTRRQNSFTRTILPIFGEQGIWPEPVSYSFMPNVTMVLNIVDRLKPELNVMDNYTNILDGNFLFDNLRHPNRSFVRFGDSKRYSDQTRKIYRYTHNLASRKGLTDYVKKAEIALRQGYDAVGGYTPNIGISTYENVDAFEQLFWAADIPNTIDGEIDFQKPTVIIKHAGVALQRNYVEQNNEDYGLCGIIGGAHYVHSHVTGITMELYGANHIMAPGAGLPQTVAERKLPEHTNYFWRHAGNNTMIVNGTTHGIQPGSWNSDSYLWMNTTVNEAAEPKHLEDPINPNFSFATQFLDDTVNNDQQKRTLSTIRTSETTGYYFDMFRSKSLGTNNFHDYIYHNIGDVTNITTMDGTELAVSPTTRYQNDIGDLQKSPGWRFFENTNVTQATNDAVKVRFDLEETNTYMNMFAPSGVNREYTKALGPATREAKGGYINKKTQIVAIRQQGEAWDKPYVHIFEPSKSANTSVKSVEHLYRGGVIVGAIVKSQIGDKVIKDYVICQEDASKVLSLPSIGVEFTGHFAIIRREQDLEKAFVTLYIGEGKSLSFGEHSLQVGANDKGQKIIEVAVDDSRTLGFKDLVNNQEFMKGSDVTVEALVGSDFTEATLYVNNINVGKKTAAPFVWSSISELTNLTELSYVLKIEAKDVQGNLEERSLTIVTPNQWPYTSDNKPHPVPGKIEFEHYDNGGIDIAYWDKANQNSSSFRPDEMVDISSNGQVVRDIKNLEWLEYTIDVAQTGNYELEVTHQTRRSPAFRQFTVSFPDENMTFLSDVILTNTGSGAYLIESVGDFDLEAGEHVLRFSLFNYGFDLDSFELKLNSLSVSDIQNESKLKIDVFPNPASHSFTVKVDKSNWENISIYSVLGKKVYTNNSVQNKLIINTQEQKMTSGLYFIVIRDQKGNQHTQKLILK, from the coding sequence ATGAAAAAAATAATATTAGGATTATTCCTTTTAAAGGTGGTGTTTTTGTCAGCACAATCTTTACAGCACCCTGTCATTTGGACAACACCTGCAGAAAAATCGGAGGTTTTGTCAAAAATTAACAATTACACTTGGGCAAGTACTATTGTGTCTCAAGTAAAGGGGCATGTAGATTCCAAAGTAAATGCACATGTTACCAATCCGGCAGCTTTTTTAAATACTATTTCGGCATTAGCTACAGATGATAATGTATCAGAAGCGCAAGCTGGTTCAGCTATTTCAGCACACTCCTCAACTTTACAACACGCTTCGTATGCTGCGATGATGTATTATATTTCTGGAGAAGAAAAGTATGCGCAATTCGCTGCAGATGTTTTGTGGTATTATATAGAAGAACTTGCTCCTAGAACGCCAGATAAGACTGCAATGAGCGGCAATTATTTTGCAGACCCTCGTACTGGGTATTTACAATTTGCTATCGCTTATGATTTTATGGTAAACTATTTAAAAGAACCTGAAACTAGGGTGTATCAAAAATCTTCAGGAAATAAAATTCCTTTCGATAATGTTAAGGCGCAAGAAGCAGTGCACAATATAGCAATGAACGCATTAGGAGAATTTACGGGTGTAGATAATAGATATGGAAGAACAGTAAGTAACCATCCTATTTTAACAGCTCCAGGTTCTTTATTTACTATACTTTGTGTAGAAGATGATGCAGAAAGGGAAAGAATGTTTAATGTTTTCTGGAACATTGGAACGAGGCGACAAAACTCTTTTACCAGAACCATCTTACCCATATTTGGAGAACAAGGTATTTGGCCTGAGCCTGTGAGCTATAGTTTTATGCCCAATGTAACTATGGTACTTAATATAGTGGATCGTCTTAAACCAGAATTAAATGTAATGGATAATTACACGAATATATTAGATGGAAACTTTCTATTTGATAATTTAAGGCACCCTAATAGAAGTTTTGTGCGTTTTGGCGATTCTAAGAGATACAGTGATCAAACAAGAAAAATTTATAGATATACGCATAATTTGGCATCTAGAAAGGGATTAACTGATTATGTGAAAAAAGCAGAAATAGCATTAAGACAGGGTTATGATGCTGTTGGCGGTTACACTCCAAACATCGGAATAAGTACTTATGAAAACGTAGATGCTTTTGAACAATTGTTTTGGGCTGCAGACATACCAAATACTATTGATGGCGAAATAGATTTTCAAAAGCCAACAGTAATTATTAAACATGCAGGTGTAGCTCTACAACGCAATTATGTAGAACAGAATAATGAAGATTATGGACTTTGTGGTATTATAGGTGGGGCACATTATGTACATTCTCATGTTACAGGAATAACTATGGAATTGTATGGAGCCAACCATATTATGGCTCCTGGAGCTGGATTACCACAAACAGTTGCAGAAAGAAAATTACCAGAGCATACAAATTATTTTTGGAGACACGCAGGGAATAATACTATGATTGTAAATGGTACTACACATGGTATTCAACCTGGTTCTTGGAACTCAGATTCTTATTTATGGATGAACACAACTGTTAATGAAGCTGCAGAACCAAAACATTTAGAAGATCCTATTAATCCTAATTTTAGTTTTGCAACTCAATTTTTGGATGATACTGTAAATAATGACCAACAGAAAAGAACACTAAGTACTATTAGAACAAGTGAAACTACAGGTTATTATTTTGATATGTTCCGTTCTAAATCTTTAGGTACGAACAATTTTCATGACTACATATATCATAATATAGGAGATGTAACAAATATTACGACGATGGATGGAACAGAATTAGCGGTTTCTCCAACAACAAGGTATCAAAATGATATAGGGGATTTACAAAAATCACCAGGGTGGCGTTTCTTTGAAAACACTAATGTTACACAAGCTACAAATGATGCTGTAAAAGTTCGATTTGATTTAGAGGAAACTAATACATATATGAACATGTTTGCACCATCAGGTGTTAATAGAGAGTATACCAAAGCACTTGGGCCAGCCACTAGGGAGGCAAAAGGAGGTTATATTAACAAGAAAACACAAATTGTAGCCATTAGACAACAAGGGGAAGCTTGGGATAAACCGTATGTACATATTTTCGAACCTTCTAAATCTGCAAACACAAGTGTTAAATCCGTAGAGCATTTGTATAGAGGAGGAGTTATTGTAGGAGCCATAGTAAAAAGTCAGATTGGAGATAAGGTTATTAAAGATTATGTTATTTGTCAAGAAGATGCTTCCAAAGTATTGAGTCTTCCAAGTATAGGAGTTGAATTTACAGGACATTTTGCAATTATTCGACGTGAGCAAGATTTGGAAAAGGCTTTTGTTACTTTATATATTGGCGAAGGAAAAAGCCTTTCTTTTGGCGAACATTCATTACAGGTAGGAGCTAATGATAAAGGCCAAAAAATTATTGAAGTGGCAGTTGATGATAGCAGAACTCTTGGTTTTAAGGATTTAGTGAATAATCAAGAATTTATGAAAGGTTCAGATGTGACTGTAGAGGCATTGGTTGGTTCAGATTTTACTGAAGCGACATTATATGTTAATAATATCAATGTTGGTAAAAAAACCGCTGCTCCATTTGTTTGGTCATCAATATCTGAATTAACAAACTTAACAGAACTTAGTTATGTACTAAAAATTGAGGCCAAGGATGTTCAAGGTAATCTTGAAGAAAGATCATTAACCATTGTAACACCTAATCAATGGCCTTATACATCGGATAATAAACCACATCCAGTACCTGGAAAAATAGAATTTGAACATTATGATAACGGTGGAATCGATATTGCGTACTGGGATAAAGCAAATCAAAATAGTTCATCCTTTAGACCAGATGAAATGGTAGATATTAGTAGTAATGGGCAAGTTGTGAGAGATATAAAAAATCTAGAGTGGTTAGAATATACAATTGACGTTGCCCAAACAGGAAATTATGAATTAGAAGTAACCCATCAAACAAGACGAAGTCCAGCATTTAGACAATTTACGGTTTCTTTTCCAGATGAAAATATGACCTTTTTAAGTGATGTCATATTAACCAATACAGGTTCTGGTGCATATTTAATAGAATCTGTTGGGGATTTTGATTTGGAAGCGGGAGAGCATGTATTAAGATTTAGTTTATTTAATTATGGTTTTGACTTAGACTCCTTTGAATTAAAACTAAACAGTCTTTCGGTATCAGATATCCAAAATGAAAGTAAACTCAAAATAGATGTATTTCCCAATCCAGCGAGTCATTCATTTACGGTAAAAGTGGATAAATCTAATTGGGAGAACATTAGTATTTATAGTGTTCTAGGTAAAAAGGTTTATACCAATAACAGCGTTCAAAACAAGTTAATTATAAATACACAAGAACAAAAAATGACCAGTGGATTGTATTTTATAGTAATTCGAGACCAAAAAGGAAATCAACATACACAAAAGCTAATCTTAAAATAA
- a CDS encoding BNR-4 repeat-containing protein, with amino-acid sequence MTKKQCLFKIFLCLIIFGCKSNKKDLKSIDSEVQTVDYFADNGFGNAVAVVQHPAGIYYKGVTYVCYQGPLEDPYIASYNHKTKEWKGPYKAGISAMGKDPNRKKKIDNHGKPSMIIDNDGYIHIMFGGHGGTKEIGENKLGNHHYGKNKHVVSKKPLDISSWDELENISPFGTYNQFIKMDNGDIYLFYRHGAHRSNWVYQKSTDNGRTFSDPVSFLKHKRRTDMAAVDSWYPWITRGNGDELIVVFDYHLCSDANKTGTELGHIAKRYNVYYTIFNTVTGKWKNINGESVEIPITREVADEKMRVTTTPGNWTFQGVVDLDTNGNPHIGMTIGAENEQGNKSVPKHMHHYRWDGTSWRHSENSGLPIGNGDIKVLNNQDVQMYLDEKDNQGFGEISRWDSNNAGETFTKSKTFLRKPKASFAISALIENAHPDAQIIVAERKKGTDFRKMYVLGEQGPIKRLKNDAKVFFPFLNNNIQQGKP; translated from the coding sequence ATGACAAAAAAGCAATGCTTATTCAAGATTTTCCTTTGTTTAATCATATTTGGCTGTAAGTCCAATAAAAAGGACTTAAAAAGTATTGATTCGGAAGTACAGACGGTAGATTATTTCGCCGACAACGGATTTGGAAATGCCGTTGCGGTGGTACAACACCCTGCAGGAATTTATTATAAAGGTGTCACTTATGTGTGCTATCAAGGACCGCTTGAAGATCCTTATATAGCTTCGTATAACCATAAGACAAAGGAGTGGAAAGGCCCTTATAAAGCGGGAATAAGTGCCATGGGGAAAGACCCTAATCGCAAGAAGAAAATTGACAACCATGGCAAACCATCCATGATTATTGATAATGACGGTTATATTCATATAATGTTTGGCGGTCATGGTGGAACGAAAGAAATTGGAGAAAACAAGCTTGGAAATCATCATTATGGAAAAAACAAACATGTGGTTTCTAAAAAACCATTAGACATTTCTAGTTGGGATGAATTAGAAAATATTTCGCCTTTTGGTACCTACAACCAATTTATAAAAATGGACAATGGCGATATCTATTTGTTTTATCGCCATGGTGCTCATCGTAGTAATTGGGTGTATCAAAAATCCACAGATAACGGTCGTACATTTAGCGATCCTGTTTCCTTTTTAAAACATAAACGTAGAACCGATATGGCAGCTGTAGACTCTTGGTATCCTTGGATAACTCGTGGTAATGGCGATGAATTAATTGTGGTTTTTGATTATCATTTGTGTAGTGATGCAAACAAAACGGGTACTGAGCTAGGTCATATTGCAAAACGCTATAACGTGTATTATACAATCTTTAATACAGTTACAGGTAAGTGGAAAAATATCAATGGTGAATCTGTTGAAATTCCAATTACAAGAGAAGTAGCCGATGAAAAAATGAGGGTTACAACCACACCTGGTAATTGGACTTTTCAAGGTGTTGTAGATTTAGATACTAACGGAAACCCACATATTGGAATGACCATTGGAGCCGAAAATGAGCAAGGTAACAAGAGTGTGCCTAAGCACATGCATCATTATCGATGGGATGGTACCAGTTGGAGACATTCTGAAAATTCAGGTTTACCAATTGGTAACGGCGATATCAAAGTATTGAATAACCAAGATGTTCAGATGTATTTAGATGAAAAAGATAATCAGGGCTTTGGAGAAATATCCAGGTGGGATAGCAACAATGCCGGGGAAACCTTCACAAAATCTAAAACTTTTTTAAGAAAACCCAAAGCAAGTTTTGCCATTTCGGCACTTATTGAAAATGCACATCCCGATGCCCAAATAATTGTAGCTGAAAGAAAAAAAGGTACAGATTTCAGGAAAATGTATGTTTTAGGAGAGCAGGGGCCAATAAAGCGTCTTAAAAATGACGCGAAAGTATTTTTTCCTTTTTTAAACAATAATATACAGCAGGGTAAGCCATGA
- a CDS encoding sulfatase-like hydrolase/transferase, producing the protein MCRLKKICFVVLILGLYYSCANKSGEKKQNTPAEPEPEQQQPNIVFILSDDQSWTDYGFMGDENIETPRLDQFAAESLTFQKSYVPTPLCSPSLATIITGLYPKDHGVLGNDKVYDRSGNRKKNRAEAYKPVISAFEKQTTLPDLLKDKGYLSFQTGKWWHGNHKIGGFDYGMTHGNPNNGGRHGDFGLQIGRKGLDTINSCLNLAAKEKKPFFLWYAPFLPHQPHTPPQRLLDKYLKKTDSEYVAKYWAMCEWFDETCGQLFDMIEEKGQMENTLFVYVCDNGWVQEPNKNTYVETSKRAPYDLGIRTPIMYKWKGKITPKMDNETITSSIDMVPTVLDILGIDKPKNLPGVSVLDEKALKNRKGIFGEVYAHDFDTIENSMFYNMAIFPPYKIIVPDPIRKKDEVVQLFNIEEDPFEKNNIAEANPDIVKDLKEKIKVFRTE; encoded by the coding sequence ATGTGTCGATTAAAAAAAATATGTTTTGTAGTCCTAATACTCGGTTTATACTACTCTTGTGCTAATAAGTCTGGTGAAAAAAAACAGAATACCCCTGCAGAACCTGAGCCAGAACAGCAACAACCTAATATTGTCTTTATTTTGTCCGACGACCAATCTTGGACAGATTATGGTTTTATGGGTGATGAAAATATAGAAACACCACGCTTAGATCAGTTTGCGGCTGAGAGTTTAACTTTTCAAAAAAGTTATGTTCCAACACCTCTATGTTCACCATCCTTGGCGACTATTATTACAGGTTTATACCCTAAAGATCATGGTGTTTTAGGCAATGATAAGGTGTATGATCGTTCTGGAAATAGAAAAAAGAACAGAGCTGAAGCGTACAAACCTGTAATTTCTGCTTTTGAAAAGCAAACAACTCTTCCGGACTTGCTAAAAGATAAAGGTTATTTGTCATTTCAAACTGGTAAATGGTGGCATGGCAACCACAAAATTGGCGGTTTTGATTATGGTATGACCCATGGTAATCCCAATAATGGTGGTCGTCATGGCGATTTTGGTTTGCAAATAGGACGTAAAGGTTTAGACACGATTAATAGCTGTTTAAATTTAGCAGCTAAAGAGAAAAAACCATTCTTTTTATGGTATGCGCCATTTTTACCACATCAACCGCATACACCTCCACAACGCTTATTGGATAAGTATTTAAAGAAAACCGATTCAGAATACGTAGCTAAATATTGGGCCATGTGTGAGTGGTTTGATGAAACTTGCGGACAGTTATTTGATATGATTGAAGAAAAGGGGCAAATGGAAAATACTTTATTTGTTTACGTATGTGACAATGGTTGGGTACAAGAACCCAATAAAAATACTTATGTGGAAACATCAAAAAGAGCACCTTACGATTTAGGGATTAGAACACCAATTATGTATAAGTGGAAAGGGAAAATAACACCTAAAATGGATAATGAAACAATTACAAGTAGTATAGATATGGTACCCACCGTTTTAGATATTCTAGGTATAGACAAACCTAAAAATTTACCAGGAGTTAGTGTTTTAGATGAAAAGGCTTTAAAAAACCGTAAAGGTATTTTTGGCGAAGTGTACGCACATGATTTTGATACTATAGAAAATAGCATGTTTTATAATATGGCCATTTTTCCACCATATAAAATTATAGTTCCAGACCCCATAAGAAAGAAAGATGAGGTAGTGCAATTATTTAATATAGAAGAAGACCCATTTGAGAAAAATAATATTGCAGAAGCAAATCCTGATATTGTTAAAGATTTGAAAGAAAAAATCAAAGTGTTTAGAACGGAGTAA